Sequence from the Fictibacillus arsenicus genome:
GTATAACCTCGTTCAATACTTAGGTGAGATGGGTGAGGAGCTAGTCGTAAAAAGAAATGATGAAATCACAATTAAAGAGATCGAACACTTAAATCCAGAATTTCTGATGATATCACCTGGACCATGCTCTCCAAATGAGGCGGGTATCAGTCTGGAAGCGATACGACATTTTGCTGGGAAGATTCCTATATTCGGCGTGTGTCTTGGACACCAGGCGATTGCGCAGGTTTTTGGCGGGGATGTAGTTCGTGCCGACAGATTGATGCATGGCAAAGTTTCACCGGTTCTTCATGACGGAAAAACAGTATATGAAGGCTTAGAGCAGGAGTTTCCTGCAACGCGCTACCACTCACTAATTGTAAAAAGAGAAACGCTGCCCGATTGCTTTGAGATTTCTTCTTGGACAGAAGAAGGCGAGATTATGGGAATCCGCCATAAAGAACTCCCAATTGAAGGGGTGCAATATCATCCTGAATCCATTTTAACGGAGGACGGAAAGAAACTTTTAAGAAACTTTATTGATTTCTATAAAGGAAAAAATGTATGTAC
This genomic interval carries:
- the pabA gene encoding aminodeoxychorismate/anthranilate synthase component II translates to MILMIDNYDSFTYNLVQYLGEMGEELVVKRNDEITIKEIEHLNPEFLMISPGPCSPNEAGISLEAIRHFAGKIPIFGVCLGHQAIAQVFGGDVVRADRLMHGKVSPVLHDGKTVYEGLEQEFPATRYHSLIVKRETLPDCFEISSWTEEGEIMGIRHKELPIEGVQYHPESILTEDGKKLLRNFIDFYKGKNVCTSI